One Panicum virgatum strain AP13 chromosome 9K, P.virgatum_v5, whole genome shotgun sequence genomic region harbors:
- the LOC120652734 gene encoding uncharacterized protein LOC120652734 isoform X2 gives MDPQPTPFPGKRRSVAAPAPSALKAAAPKPKSIATTRAARMATRSPTGNADAAPQPRLPRRAFGTTRSGNAMVEKPPPPLHKPSKVSPPPLKKPAKLSPPPLPKPSKLSPPAMQKPSKMSLPNPVRATKTSRLTAKPLKKVTSGADLKAKAKKRSQRVSFQEAAVGAAAPSGEKLKAYADDVVGHTPMVAMRTGEKPAKVLAAETPFFSAQNCSSWTLDQLESATYWLAQIHMAESVGKHWVAAAFFRLAFECQAQPIHRIQSELRSYTLRHESAGILTPLFDELVTAHGKLVSQPKFDTDGCEKTDTPIASNAVDKNIDTAKLKVDECLKCDLVDVGAIIVDKHDEDAMGQPSFQRKLNESFEFDGSEAVIVDQLDEANFDVLKNAEIEVPCSNEIIQSACRSSTEKYSPRESIAAMASSSGRLSLDNPSDKLSPGVGSSSSKRLSSDLSSEQMPSGSHYDAKHDAIAGAGDHESKVTQDVASEYPA, from the exons ATGGATCCCCAGCCCACCCCCTTCCCAG GGAAGCGCCGGTCGGTTGCCGCGCCTGCGCCGTCGGCATTGAAAGCGGCGGCGCCCAAGCCCAAGTCCATTGCCACGACGCGCGCGGCGAGGATGGCCACGAGGTCGCCGACGGGCAACGCCGACGCCGCCCCACAACCACG GCTGCCACGGCGTGCTTTTGGCACCACCAGGAGCGGCAACGCTATGGTCGAGAAGCCACCTCCGCCTCTGCATAAGCCTTCGAaggtgtcgccgccgccgctgaagaAGCCTGCTAAGCTGTCTCCGCCGCCATTGCCAAAGCCTTCTAAGCTGTCACCACCAGCAATGCAGAAGCCTTCGAAGATGTCGCTGCCGAATCCGGTCAGGGCGACAAAGACGTCCAGACTTACAGCGAAGCCTTTGAAAAAAGTCACCTCGGGTGCGGATCTTAAGGCGAAGGCCAAGAAGAGGAGCCAGCGAGTGAGCTTCCAGGAGGCTGCTGTGGGGGCGGCGGCCCCGAGTGGAGAGAAGCTGAAAGCTTATGCTGACGACGTGGTTGGGCATACGCCAATGGTGGCTATGAGAACCGGAGAGAAGCCAGCAAAGGTTTTGGCTGCAGAGACGCCCTTCTTTAGCGCGCAGAATTGCAGCAGTTGGACGCTTGATCAGCTTGAGTCGGCAACATACTGGCTAGCCCAGATCCATATGGCCGAGTCGGTTGGGAAACACTGGGTTGCTGCGGCATTCTTTCGCCTTGCGTTTGAGTGCCAAGCTCAG CCAATTCACAGGATCCAAAGTGAGCTCAGAAGTTACACTTTGCGCCATGAGAGTGCTGGCATTTTGACCCCTTTATTTGATGAGCTTGTCACTGCCCATGGCAAGCTAGTGAGCCAACCAAAGTTTGACACTGATGGCTGTGAGAAGACGGATACACCTATAGCAAGCAATGCAGTAGACAAAAACATTGACACGGCCAAACTTAAAGTAGATGAGTGCCTGAAGTGTGACCTTGTTGATGTGGGTGCTATCATTGTTGACAAGCATGATGAAGATGCCATGGGCCAACCAAGCTTTCAGAGGAAACTGAACGAGAGTTTTGAGTTTGATGGCTCTGAGGCTGTGATCGTGGACCAgttggatgaagcaaactttGATGTACTGAAGAATGCCGAGATTGAAGTTCCTTGCAGCAATGAAATAATCCAGTCAGCATGCAGATCCTCCACTGAAAAATATAGTCCGAGAGAATCTATAGCAGCAATGGCTTCTTCTTCTGGACGCCTCTCATTGGATAACCCTTCAGATAAATTGTCTCCCGGCGTGGGAAGTTCGTCCTCAAAGCGCTTATCTTCTG ACCTATCTTCAGAGCAGATGCCATCTGGTAGCCATTATGATGCGAAGCACGATGCTATTGCTGGAGCTGGTGATCATGAGAGCAAAGTGACTCAAGATGTGGCATCGGAGTATCCTGCTTAA
- the LOC120652734 gene encoding uncharacterized protein LOC120652734 isoform X1, whose product MDPQPTPFPGKRRSVAAPAPSALKAAAPKPKSIATTRAARMATRSPTGNADAAPQPRLPRRAFGTTRSGNAMVEKPPPPLHKPSKVSPPPLKKPAKLSPPPLPKPSKLSPPAMQKPSKMSLPNPVRATKTSRLTAKPLKKVTSGADLKAKAKKRSQRVSFQEAAVGAAAPSGEKLKAYADDVVGHTPMVAMRTGEKPAKVLAAETPFFSAQNCSSWTLDQLESATYWLAQIHMAESVGKHWVAAAFFRLAFECQAQPIHRIQSELRSYTLRHESAGILTPLFDELVTAHGKLVSQPKFDTDGCEKTDTPIASNAVDKNIDTAKLKVDECLKCDLVDVGAIIVDKHDEDAMGQPSFQRKLNESFEFDGSEAVIVDQLDEANFDVLKNAEIEVPCSNEIIQSACRSSTEKYSPRESIAAMASSSGRLSLDNPSDKLSPGVGSSSSKRLSSGSSFDKKSPLSSKRLTSSCPSYKKSAFIIDLSSEQMPSGSHYDAKHDAIAGAGDHESKVTQDVASEYPA is encoded by the exons ATGGATCCCCAGCCCACCCCCTTCCCAG GGAAGCGCCGGTCGGTTGCCGCGCCTGCGCCGTCGGCATTGAAAGCGGCGGCGCCCAAGCCCAAGTCCATTGCCACGACGCGCGCGGCGAGGATGGCCACGAGGTCGCCGACGGGCAACGCCGACGCCGCCCCACAACCACG GCTGCCACGGCGTGCTTTTGGCACCACCAGGAGCGGCAACGCTATGGTCGAGAAGCCACCTCCGCCTCTGCATAAGCCTTCGAaggtgtcgccgccgccgctgaagaAGCCTGCTAAGCTGTCTCCGCCGCCATTGCCAAAGCCTTCTAAGCTGTCACCACCAGCAATGCAGAAGCCTTCGAAGATGTCGCTGCCGAATCCGGTCAGGGCGACAAAGACGTCCAGACTTACAGCGAAGCCTTTGAAAAAAGTCACCTCGGGTGCGGATCTTAAGGCGAAGGCCAAGAAGAGGAGCCAGCGAGTGAGCTTCCAGGAGGCTGCTGTGGGGGCGGCGGCCCCGAGTGGAGAGAAGCTGAAAGCTTATGCTGACGACGTGGTTGGGCATACGCCAATGGTGGCTATGAGAACCGGAGAGAAGCCAGCAAAGGTTTTGGCTGCAGAGACGCCCTTCTTTAGCGCGCAGAATTGCAGCAGTTGGACGCTTGATCAGCTTGAGTCGGCAACATACTGGCTAGCCCAGATCCATATGGCCGAGTCGGTTGGGAAACACTGGGTTGCTGCGGCATTCTTTCGCCTTGCGTTTGAGTGCCAAGCTCAG CCAATTCACAGGATCCAAAGTGAGCTCAGAAGTTACACTTTGCGCCATGAGAGTGCTGGCATTTTGACCCCTTTATTTGATGAGCTTGTCACTGCCCATGGCAAGCTAGTGAGCCAACCAAAGTTTGACACTGATGGCTGTGAGAAGACGGATACACCTATAGCAAGCAATGCAGTAGACAAAAACATTGACACGGCCAAACTTAAAGTAGATGAGTGCCTGAAGTGTGACCTTGTTGATGTGGGTGCTATCATTGTTGACAAGCATGATGAAGATGCCATGGGCCAACCAAGCTTTCAGAGGAAACTGAACGAGAGTTTTGAGTTTGATGGCTCTGAGGCTGTGATCGTGGACCAgttggatgaagcaaactttGATGTACTGAAGAATGCCGAGATTGAAGTTCCTTGCAGCAATGAAATAATCCAGTCAGCATGCAGATCCTCCACTGAAAAATATAGTCCGAGAGAATCTATAGCAGCAATGGCTTCTTCTTCTGGACGCCTCTCATTGGATAACCCTTCAGATAAATTGTCTCCCGGCGTGGGAAGTTCGTCCTCAAAGCGCTTATCTTCTGGTAGCTCTTTTGACAAGAAGTCTCCCTTGTCGTCAAAGAGGCTAACATCCAGTTGCCCTTCTTATAAAAAATCTGCTTTCATTATAGACCTATCTTCAGAGCAGATGCCATCTGGTAGCCATTATGATGCGAAGCACGATGCTATTGCTGGAGCTGGTGATCATGAGAGCAAAGTGACTCAAGATGTGGCATCGGAGTATCCTGCTTAA